One Setaria viridis chromosome 3, Setaria_viridis_v4.0, whole genome shotgun sequence DNA window includes the following coding sequences:
- the LOC140222340 gene encoding putative disease resistance protein RGA4, translating to MKYMTALRHLYTHGCKRLKTMPADIRHLTSLQTLTCFVAGAGSGCSKVGELGWLDDLGGQLELRQLENVKEADAYAAKLRYKNRLARLTLRWTDVEEARNSDKEVLEGLEPHDGLKVLKIYSCSIDTCPTWMNKLQGIVKLKLSDCKRLEKLPAFWQLPALQILCLCGLENIRYLCSSDTAFTFQKLKKLAIFELPNFEIWWGTSEVRGERPIFPLLEKLLIKECKSLAALPKASVIKETFEGVKTEYRSAFPALKEMELRNLEMFQRWEDGEGNPGEELVFHRLEKLRIWSCPELTTLPEAPKLSVLEVEGASQQISSLHAASRYITSLSSMQLFGDNTERESVAEQNSSELVRGKEKWEHKSPLTRMTLWRYNLLFSHSSALPLWTCFAQLVYLTISYCDALVYWPENEFQGAHKKLLSNLLQNGVDSCHV from the coding sequence ATGAAGTACATGACTGCCCTCCGTCACCTCTACACTCACGGATGTAAAAGGTTAAAGACCATGCCTGCTGATATTAGACACCTCACTTCCCTACAGACCCTTACATGCTTTGTAGCAGGTGCTGGATCCGGTTGCAGTAAGGTGGGAGAACTTGGGTGGTTAGACGACCTTGGTGGTCAGCTGGAGCTAAGACAGCTAGAAAATGTGAAAGAAGCAGATGCATATGCGGCAAAACTCAGATATAAGAACAGACTGGCCAGGTTGACATTAAGATGGACTGATGTTGAAGAGGCACGGAATAGTGATAAAGAGGTACTGGAAGGTCTGGAGCCTCATGACGGACTGAAGGTTCTAAAGATATATTCCTGCAGTATCGACACTTGTCCAACATGGATGAATAAGTTGCAAGGCATAGTGAAGCTTAAGTTATCCGATTGCAAAAGACTCGAGAAGCTTCCTGCATTCTGGCAGTTACCAGCTCTGCAAATTCTTTGCTTGTGCGGATTGGAAAACATACGTTACTTGTGCAGCAGTGATACAGCCTTCACATTTCAGAAACTGAAGAAGCTTGCAATTTTTGAGTTGCCAAACTTTGAGATATGGTGGGGCACAAGTGAGGTGCGAGGAGAAAGGCCAATATTTCCTCTGCTTGAGAAGCTGTTAATCAAAGAGTGTAAAAGTCTGGCTGCATTGCCGAAAGCATCAGTTATTAAAGAAACATTTGAAGGGGTCAAGACTGAGTACAGGTCTGCATTTCCAGCATTGAAGGAAATGGAATTACGAAATCTTGAGATGTTTCAGCGATGGGAGGATGGCGAAGGAAATCCAGGAGAAGAGCTAGTGTTTCATCGGCTTGAGAAACTAAGAATTTGGAGTTGTCCAGAGTTGACTACTCTACCCGAAGCACCGAAGCTAAGTGTATTAGAAGTAGAAGGAGCCAGCCAACAAATATCGTCCCTGCACGCAGCTAGCAGATATATCACTTCATTGTCCAGCATGCAGCTGTTTGGCGATAACACAGAAAGAGAATCGGTGGCTGAACAAAATTCGAGTGAGTTGGTGCGTGGCAAGGAGAAATGGGAGCATAAATCCCCTCTGACACGTATGACGTTATGGAGATACAACCTTTTGTTCTCTCACTCAAGTGCACTGCCACTATGGACATGTTTTGCACAGCTCGTATATTTAACAATTTCATATTGCGACGCTCTTGTCTACTGGCCAGAAAACGAATTCCAGGGCGCACACAAAAAACTTCTGAGCAATCTGCTCCAGAACGGAGTGGACTCCTGCCATGTCTAG
- the LOC117849571 gene encoding putative disease resistance protein RGA3 has product MLAVSIFPESSFSNPSSTFATLSTLQLCFPVSTILRVRSDRAPGVPMAEVLATMVVGPLVSMVKEKASSYLLEQYQVMEGLEKQHKLLKRKLPAILDVITDAEEQAAAKREGAKAWLEEVRQVAYQANDVLDEFKYEALRRKAREEGHYKELDMDVIKLFPSHNRFVFRKRMGNKLRMILEELDVLIAEMNCFGFKFRQGPPVPVNHLRENSSKIIDPVDIAGRSRAGDKEKIIKSLLDKASNVNLTVFPIVGMGGMGKTTLAQLVYNDPDIQKHFQLRLWVCVSDNFDVDSLAERIVEEAKKNFETKEAKKNGCEANGSSALDKLQNAVSGKRYLLVLDDVWNRDEAHKWEKLKSYLQHGGSGSSVLTTTRDQEVAKLMMGTAEGAYELGRLGENFIEEIIKSRAFSSKQEKDWPRELVNMVSDVAKRCVGSPLAATALGSVLSTKTTAREWKDVLRTKKICDDRNGILPVLKLSYNCLPSHMRQCFAFCAMFPKDYEIDVEMLIQLWMANGFIPVLQGEEHPEISGKNIFIELASRSFFQDVKGIPFEFTDIEVSRVTCKIHDLMHDVALDSMGKECAAIATEQSKSGDFPHSARHLLLSVNEPETFLNASLEKGSPVIQTLICEYDEDDDFWQSVFCKKKRLAKFVKIQVCASTKDKDQGRFNIKDHARFRVMEQANFIPKTRMATSPEVS; this is encoded by the coding sequence ATGCTCGCAGTCTCCATTTTCCCCGAAAGCAGCTTCTCAAACCCATCGTCTACCTTCGCCACCCTCTCCACCTTGCAACTGTGTTTCCCTGTGTCCACTATCCTGCGCGTGCGTTCTGATCGAGCTCCAGGCGTTCCGATGGCTGAGGTACTGGCCACCATGGTGGTCGGGCCACTGGTGTCCATGGTGAAGGAGAAGGCCTCCAGCTACCTCCTGGAGCAGTACCAGGTGATGGAGGGCTTGGAGAAGCAGCACAAGCTCCTCAAGCGCAAGCTGCCGGCCATCCTGGACGTCATCACTGACGCCGAGGAGCAGGCGGCAGCCAAGCGAGAAGGGGCGAAAGCTTGGCTGGAGGAGGTCCGGCAAGTGGCCTACCAGGCGAACGATGTCTTGGACGAGTTCAAGTACGAGGCGCTCCGCCGCAAAGCCAGGGAGGAGGGGCACTACAAGGAGCTCGACATGGATGTAATAAAGCTCTTCCCTTCTCACAACCGTTTTGTGTTCCGTAAAAGGATGGGAAACAAGCTCCGTATGATTTTGGAAGAACTTGATGTCCTTATCGCAGAGATGAATTGTTTCGGGTTCAAGTTCCGGCAAGGGCCACCAGTGCCCGTTAATCACTTGAGGGAGAATAGTTCTAAAATCATCGACCCTGTGGACATTGCCGGCAGATCCAGAGCTGGAGACAAGGAGAAGATTATTAAGTCGTTGCTTGATAAAGCTAGCAATGTGAATCTCACGGTCTTTCCTATCGTCGGGATGGGAGGGATGGGGAAGACCACCTTAGCACAGCTTGTTTACAATGACCCTGACATTCAGAAGCATTTCCAGCTACGACTCTGGGTGTGCGTCTCTGACAACTTTGATGTGGATTCCCTGGCTGAAAGAATTGTGGAAGAAGCTAAGAAGAATTTTGAAACGAAAGAAGCTAAGAAGAATGGTTGTGAAGCAAATGGAAGTTCAGCATTGGACAAGCTTCAAAATGCAGTGAGTGGGAAGAGGTACCTCCTCGTATTGGATGATGTCTGGAACCGTGATGAGGCCCACAAGTGGGAAAAACTGAAGTCCTACCTTCAGCATGGTGGCAGCGGCAGCTCAGTGCTCACAACAACTCGTGATCAAGAAGTCGCAAAACTAATGATGGGTACAGCTGAAGGAGCCTATGAACTTGGACGCTTGGGTGAAAATTTCATAGAGGAAATTATCAAGTCAAGAGCGTTCAGCTCAAAACAAGAAAAGGATTGGCCTCGTGAACTAGTTAACATGGTTAGTGATGTTGCAAAGAGATGTGTTGGTTCTCCTTTAGCTGCTACAGCATTAGGCTCTGTGTTAAGTACCAAGACAACCGCGCGTGAATGGAAGGATGTGCTAAGGACAAAAAAGATTTGTGATGATAGAAACGGAATCTTACCAGTACTCAAGCTTAGTTACAATTGCTTGCCATCACATATGCGGCAATGCTTTGCTTTCTGTGCTATGTTTCCCAAGGATTATGAGATTGACGTGGAAATGTTGATCCAGTTATGGATGGCCAATGGTTTTATCCCGGTGCTACAAGGAGAAGAACATCCTGAAATTTCaggtaaaaatattttcattgaGCTTGCGTCAAGGTCATTTTTCCAGGATGTGAAGGGGATCCCATTTGAGTTCACTGATATAGAGGTCTCTAGAGTTACTTGTAAGATCCATGACCTTATGCATGACGTTGCATTGGATTCTATGGGAAAAGAATGCGCTGCTATAGCAACAGAACAGAGTAAAAGTGGGGATTTTCCACATTCAGCTCGTCATTTATTATTGTCGGTCAATGAACCAGAAACTTTTCTGAATGCTTCCCTGGAGAAAGGCTCTCCGGTTATACAAACACTGATATGTGAGTATGATGAAGACGATGACTTCTGGCAATCTGtattctgtaaaaaaaaaagacttgcaaaatttgtcaaaatacAGGTCTGCGCGAGCACTAAGGATAAAGATCAGGGGAGGTTCAACATCAAGGACCATGCTAGGTTTAGAGTTATGGAGCAAGCAAACTTCATTCCTAAAACCCGTATGGCTACATCACCTGAGGTATCTTGA